The Triticum dicoccoides isolate Atlit2015 ecotype Zavitan chromosome 6A, WEW_v2.0, whole genome shotgun sequence genome has a window encoding:
- the LOC119317056 gene encoding uncharacterized protein LOC119317056, whose amino-acid sequence MAKYNVVQKSKRESSHDRKRRAHGDPNSGKLKHHNAPIAISGKRKRKLLRRLNRDQKEAVMVKALENNMGDVDMVSAEASSETAKDKSQMKFNVKKNSRIQIKRLKGKGRKKAKNVKPPTKEKADAMVE is encoded by the exons ATGGCCAAGTACAACGTGGTGCAGAAGAGCAAGCGCGAGTccagccatgaccgcaagcgccgcGCCCATGGGGATCCCAACTCCGGCAAGCTCAAGCACCACAACGCGCCCATCGCCATATCTGGCAAGCGCAAGCGCAAGCTCCTGCGCCGCCTCAACCGG GATCAGAAGGAGGCTGTGATGGTTAAGGCGCTGGAGAACAACATGGGCGACGTCGACATGGTGTCTGCTGAAG CATCTTCGGAAACTGCAAAGGACAAGTCTCAGATGAAGTTTAATGTGAAGAAAAACTCAAGAATACAGATCAAAAGATTGAAAGGCAAAG GTAGAAAGAAAGCCAAAAATGTGAAGCCGCCAACGAAGGAAAAAGCTGATGCCATGGTAGAGTGA